Proteins encoded within one genomic window of Streptomyces taklimakanensis:
- a CDS encoding ATP-binding protein produces MDPNHRGSEEQDSEGITRAIPLIAGDHLLTVNPVDGSEIEPCPPGRHPGTPRRRAPESRAERERAAAAPVPTGVAAPELPLLERTAERERLVKLLRRGRSVRLTGPRGSGRSALLDAVAADCADLAPDGVVRLSGCRRTPLDLMYELFAAVHDAPGHRPGRAGLEEALRDVGAVVLLDDLEFGGQGLDSLLDATPECAFLITVTPDAPAPSADTPLEEVELTGISRAACRQLMEHVVRRPLTEDEARWAADLWFESEGLPLRFVQAGALLRQRDARPDGAEDADAATDEPLDGGADGAAPPVGADAAGAEDGDGDGAGAGDGDAAPRPSPPPTLAEGAAPAALLAAGLSETTREVLRFAVALGGVLPHPAHLPALVDDARADACLGELLACGLVTSAGTYHRLASGVVEQLVDAGYAEGADDRAHSVARHYAWWTGHPSVTPERVAQEAEAVFAAVQGAQRGGHASAAVLLARTAAPILAVSLYWSAWERVLRGGQEAARTAGEVAEEAYFHHDLGVLALCTGNLDRARAELEASIGLRGVLADRRGTVAGRRALALVDDRVAALSEGEPVTAPGADPASGPDTVPGSDPVRPSGASGASGDLPLTLALPPSSPAAPTEPLPSVPAEPRATGDTPAFGELPPALSVPPVTVGSAYEEPGGEAPTRPTPLVRSSGGWDGTGGPSGKDDTGVSARRLAFLGVRRNVLAAGGGALLAALVGTVVALGMTSGGGEPAGSVNPAVTSREDEGITVDQPVPSADEEEKEKPGPSGASTRAPSTPSGEGTRSQAPGTSDAPGKTEDEPDGGTTDEGPGETEDEERSSGPSTPTDTEETPTESPDPDPTESETTEEPPDSGPTEDTETPTSPTPTDSGMEPTGGDDGTVTGSAVPTGSRSLSESGSAPEPRDSGEPTAV; encoded by the coding sequence ATGGACCCGAACCACCGGGGATCCGAGGAACAGGACAGCGAGGGCATCACCCGCGCGATCCCGCTCATAGCGGGCGATCACCTGCTGACGGTCAACCCCGTCGACGGCAGCGAGATCGAGCCCTGCCCACCCGGACGGCACCCCGGCACGCCCCGGCGGCGCGCCCCGGAGTCCCGAGCCGAGCGCGAGCGCGCCGCCGCGGCGCCGGTTCCCACGGGCGTCGCCGCTCCCGAGTTGCCGCTGTTGGAGCGCACGGCGGAGCGCGAGCGCCTGGTGAAACTGCTCCGGCGCGGCCGTTCGGTCCGGCTCACCGGGCCGCGCGGCTCCGGGCGCAGCGCGCTGCTGGACGCGGTCGCCGCCGATTGCGCCGACCTGGCCCCCGACGGCGTCGTACGGCTCAGCGGCTGCCGGCGAACTCCCCTCGACCTGATGTACGAGCTGTTCGCGGCGGTCCACGACGCACCCGGCCACCGCCCCGGCCGGGCGGGGCTGGAGGAGGCGCTGCGGGACGTCGGCGCGGTCGTCCTGCTGGACGACCTGGAGTTCGGCGGCCAGGGCCTGGACTCCCTCCTGGACGCCACGCCCGAGTGCGCCTTCCTGATCACGGTCACGCCCGACGCCCCCGCGCCGTCCGCCGACACGCCCCTGGAGGAGGTCGAGCTCACCGGCATCAGCCGGGCCGCCTGTCGGCAACTGATGGAGCACGTCGTCCGCCGTCCGCTGACCGAGGACGAGGCGCGGTGGGCGGCCGACCTGTGGTTCGAGTCCGAGGGGTTGCCGCTGCGCTTCGTCCAGGCCGGCGCGCTGCTGCGGCAGCGCGACGCGCGGCCGGACGGTGCGGAGGACGCGGACGCCGCGACCGACGAACCGCTCGACGGCGGGGCGGACGGCGCCGCGCCCCCGGTCGGGGCCGACGCGGCCGGAGCCGAGGACGGTGACGGGGACGGGGCCGGGGCCGGTGACGGGGACGCCGCCCCGCGGCCCTCCCCGCCGCCCACCCTCGCCGAAGGCGCCGCCCCCGCGGCGCTGTTGGCCGCCGGGCTCTCCGAGACCACCCGGGAGGTGCTGCGCTTCGCCGTCGCGCTCGGCGGCGTGCTGCCGCACCCGGCCCACCTGCCGGCGCTGGTGGACGACGCCCGCGCCGACGCCTGCCTGGGTGAACTCCTGGCCTGCGGACTGGTCACCTCCGCCGGGACGTACCACCGGCTCGCCTCCGGGGTGGTCGAGCAACTGGTCGACGCCGGATACGCGGAGGGCGCCGACGACCGTGCCCACAGCGTCGCCCGGCACTACGCCTGGTGGACCGGACACCCCTCGGTCACCCCGGAGCGGGTGGCGCAGGAGGCCGAGGCGGTGTTCGCCGCGGTCCAGGGCGCCCAGCGCGGCGGCCACGCCAGCGCCGCCGTCCTGCTGGCCCGCACGGCCGCGCCCATCCTGGCCGTGTCGCTGTACTGGAGCGCCTGGGAGCGGGTGCTGCGCGGTGGCCAGGAGGCGGCCCGCACGGCCGGCGAGGTCGCCGAGGAGGCGTACTTCCACCACGACCTGGGCGTGCTGGCCCTGTGCACCGGCAACCTCGACCGGGCCCGTGCCGAACTGGAGGCGTCCATCGGGCTGCGCGGAGTGCTGGCCGACCGCCGGGGCACGGTCGCCGGACGGCGTGCCCTGGCCCTGGTCGACGACCGCGTGGCGGCGCTCTCGGAGGGCGAACCGGTGACCGCTCCGGGCGCCGACCCCGCTTCCGGCCCCGACACCGTTCCCGGTTCCGATCCCGTGCGGCCCTCCGGCGCGTCGGGCGCGTCGGGCGACCTGCCCCTGACGCTCGCCCTGCCCCCGTCCTCGCCCGCGGCCCCCACCGAACCCCTGCCGTCGGTGCCGGCCGAGCCGCGCGCCACCGGCGACACACCGGCGTTCGGCGAACTGCCGCCCGCCCTGTCGGTGCCGCCGGTGACGGTGGGCAGCGCGTACGAGGAACCGGGCGGCGAGGCCCCGACCCGGCCCACGCCGCTCGTCCGGTCCTCGGGGGGCTGGGACGGCACGGGAGGTCCGAGCGGCAAGGACGACACGGGCGTGAGCGCCCGTCGTCTCGCGTTCCTGGGGGTCCGGCGCAACGTCCTGGCGGCCGGTGGGGGCGCGCTGCTGGCGGCCCTGGTCGGCACGGTCGTCGCCCTCGGCATGACGTCGGGCGGCGGGGAGCCCGCCGGCAGCGTCAACCCGGCGGTCACCTCCCGGGAGGACGAGGGCATCACCGTCGATCAGCCCGTGCCGAGCGCCGACGAGGAGGAGAAGGAGAAGCCCGGACCGAGCGGAGCCTCGACGCGGGCCCCGAGCACGCCGTCGGGGGAGGGGACGCGTTCACAGGCCCCGGGGACGTCCGACGCGCCCGGGAAGACGGAGGACGAGCCCGACGGCGGGACGACGGACGAGGGGCCGGGGGAGACCGAGGACGAGGAGCGGTCGTCCGGGCCGAGCACTCCGACGGACACCGAGGAGACGCCGACCGAGTCGCCGGATCCCGATCCGACGGAGTCCGAGACCACCGAGGAGCCCCCGGACTCCGGCCCGACGGAGGACACGGAGACACCCACGAGCCCCACCCCGACGGACAGTGGGATGGAGCCCACCGGCGGGGACGACGGCACCGTGACCGGCAGCGCGGTGCCCACCGGCAGCCGGTCGCTGTCGGAGAGCGGTTCGGCACCCGAACCGCGGGACTCGGGGGAGCCCACCGCCGTCTGA
- a CDS encoding LLM class flavin-dependent oxidoreductase, translated as MRVGAFVLAAQFPGQGHGEVLHRALRSAEAAERAGLDSVWVAEHHFVPYGVCPSAVTLAALMLGRTRRVGVGTAVSVLPTAHPVALGEQTALLHLASEGRFTLGVGRGGPWVDLEVFGTGVEAYERCFPESLDLLLRWLREPSVGADGERHRFREVPVVPRPDQGIVDRPVPPVLVACTSPASVRLAAARGLPMLLGMHCGDEEKAEMVALWRREALAAGVSAETVASAGHVSAGVVQVADTRGEAVEVLTKAMPGWLRHGLEAHTTVDGRRRGMRDPLAYTELLCELHPVGPPRLCADRLAATAERTGIDRFALLVEGSGEPAGTELNVHRLGDEVLPLLPRAAAAHVPSRGHADTGPAATPCPGLPSAPELSSRAAPATGSGAGRGRT; from the coding sequence ATGCGAGTAGGGGCTTTCGTTCTGGCGGCGCAGTTCCCGGGCCAGGGGCACGGGGAGGTGCTGCACCGCGCGCTGCGTTCCGCCGAGGCCGCCGAGCGGGCCGGGCTGGACTCCGTGTGGGTGGCCGAGCACCACTTCGTGCCCTACGGTGTCTGCCCGTCGGCCGTCACCCTGGCCGCGCTGATGCTGGGGCGCACCCGGCGCGTCGGGGTGGGCACGGCCGTGAGCGTGCTGCCGACAGCGCACCCGGTCGCCCTCGGGGAACAGACGGCGCTGCTGCACCTGGCCTCCGAGGGGCGCTTCACCCTCGGTGTCGGGCGCGGAGGGCCGTGGGTCGACCTGGAGGTCTTCGGCACCGGCGTCGAGGCGTACGAGCGGTGCTTCCCCGAGTCGCTGGACCTGCTGCTGCGCTGGCTGCGCGAGCCGAGCGTCGGCGCGGACGGCGAACGCCACCGGTTCCGCGAGGTCCCCGTCGTACCGCGCCCGGACCAGGGCATCGTCGACCGCCCCGTGCCGCCGGTGCTGGTCGCCTGCACCTCCCCCGCCTCCGTGCGGCTGGCCGCCGCCCGGGGACTGCCGATGCTGCTGGGGATGCACTGCGGAGACGAGGAGAAGGCGGAGATGGTCGCCCTGTGGCGGCGCGAGGCACTGGCGGCCGGCGTGTCCGCGGAGACGGTCGCGTCGGCCGGTCATGTCTCCGCCGGGGTGGTCCAGGTGGCCGACACCCGCGGCGAGGCCGTGGAGGTCCTCACCAAGGCGATGCCGGGCTGGCTGCGGCACGGTCTGGAGGCCCACACCACCGTCGACGGCAGGAGGCGCGGGATGCGCGACCCCCTCGCCTACACCGAGCTGCTGTGCGAACTGCACCCGGTGGGTCCACCCCGGCTGTGCGCGGACCGGCTCGCGGCCACAGCGGAGCGGACCGGGATCGACCGCTTCGCCCTCCTGGTGGAGGGCTCGGGGGAACCGGCCGGCACCGAGCTCAACGTCCATCGGCTGGGCGACGAGGTACTGCCGCTCCTCCCCCGAGCAGCGGCAGCGCACGTACCGTCGAGGGGCCACGCGGACACGGGGCCGGCCGCGACGCCGTGCCCCGGCCTGCCGTCCGCGCCCGAGCTCAGCAGTCGCGCAGCTCCGGCGACTGGTTCAGGAGCTGGCCGCGGACGGACGTGA
- a CDS encoding ABC transporter permease has protein sequence MTTPQQNPAAPPVPPTPPRGAFTQAPAPTPWPAEGAGYASPIPVRNAHLGHAIASEWTKIRTVRSTVWTLAVMFALVVGIGFLVALALGNEDQASAPVLAGGFFGLMLGQLCVITLGVLVITSEYSTGMIRTTFTACPRRARVLTAKALVFFLLSFTTTLVACTLTALFNMAFVGGKPVSAYVDPESLNEETLATGEAVASAGEWMGATVGAALFVALLGLLSLAVGALLRSTPGAITAMLGVVLLPFIASLFLFGENVREFGEKLREYSVLNGLSSLFRLSMEADGGGTGWPLVGLLAAVTLAALIGAYARITVRDV, from the coding sequence ATGACCACCCCCCAGCAGAACCCGGCCGCGCCCCCCGTACCGCCGACGCCGCCCCGGGGCGCCTTCACACAGGCCCCGGCTCCGACACCGTGGCCGGCCGAAGGGGCCGGCTACGCCTCTCCCATCCCGGTGCGGAACGCCCACCTCGGGCACGCCATCGCCTCGGAGTGGACCAAGATCCGCACCGTGCGGTCGACGGTGTGGACGCTGGCCGTCATGTTCGCCCTGGTCGTCGGCATCGGGTTCCTGGTGGCCCTCGCCCTGGGCAACGAGGACCAGGCGTCGGCCCCGGTGCTCGCGGGCGGCTTCTTCGGGCTGATGCTCGGCCAGTTGTGCGTGATCACCCTGGGCGTGCTGGTGATCACCTCGGAGTACAGCACCGGCATGATCCGCACCACTTTCACCGCCTGCCCGCGGCGGGCCCGGGTGCTCACCGCCAAGGCCCTGGTCTTCTTCCTGCTCTCCTTCACCACGACGCTGGTGGCCTGCACCCTGACCGCTCTGTTCAACATGGCGTTCGTCGGCGGCAAGCCGGTCTCGGCGTACGTCGACCCCGAGTCGCTCAACGAGGAGACCCTGGCGACCGGCGAGGCCGTCGCCTCCGCCGGGGAGTGGATGGGGGCGACGGTCGGCGCCGCGCTGTTCGTGGCGCTGCTGGGGCTGCTGTCGCTGGCCGTCGGCGCGCTGCTGCGCAGCACCCCGGGTGCGATCACCGCCATGCTCGGGGTGGTGCTGCTGCCCTTCATCGCCTCGCTGTTCCTCTTCGGCGAGAACGTACGGGAGTTCGGCGAGAAGCTGCGCGAGTACTCGGTGCTCAACGGGCTGTCGTCGCTGTTCCGCCTGTCGATGGAGGCCGACGGTGGTGGCACCGGCTGGCCGCTGGTCGGTCTGCTGGCGGCCGTCACCCTGGCCGCGCTGATCGGCGCGTACGCGCGCATCACCGTCCGCGACGTCTGA
- the nucS gene encoding endonuclease NucS, with product MRLVIARCSVDYAGRLTAHLPSAPRLILVKADGSVSVHADDRAYKPLNWMSPPCTLKEGEENGTAVWTVVNKSGEKLIITMEEVLHDSSHELGVDPGLIKDGVEAHLQELLADRMETLGEGWTLIRREYPTAIGPVDILGRDAEGTTVAIEIKRRGEIDGVEQLTRYLELLNRDPHLAPVKGVFAAQEIKPQARVLATDRGIDCVTLDYDALRGIEDDKLRLF from the coding sequence ATGCGTCTCGTCATCGCCCGCTGCTCCGTGGACTACGCCGGCAGGCTCACCGCCCACCTCCCGTCGGCTCCCCGTCTGATCCTGGTGAAGGCCGACGGATCGGTCTCGGTCCACGCGGACGACAGGGCATACAAGCCTCTCAACTGGATGTCTCCGCCGTGCACTCTCAAGGAAGGGGAGGAGAACGGAACCGCCGTGTGGACGGTGGTCAACAAATCGGGTGAGAAGCTCATCATCACGATGGAGGAGGTCCTGCACGACTCCTCGCACGAACTCGGTGTCGATCCCGGTCTGATCAAGGACGGCGTGGAGGCCCATCTCCAGGAACTGTTGGCTGACCGAATGGAGACCCTCGGCGAGGGGTGGACGCTGATACGGCGTGAATACCCCACCGCCATCGGGCCGGTGGACATCCTCGGCCGGGACGCGGAGGGCACCACCGTCGCGATCGAGATCAAGCGACGCGGCGAGATCGACGGCGTGGAGCAGCTCACCCGCTATCTGGAACTCCTCAACCGCGACCCCCACCTGGCGCCGGTCAAGGGCGTGTTCGCGGCCCAGGAGATCAAACCGCAGGCGCGTGTGCTGGCCACGGACCGCGGCATCGACTGCGTCACGCTCGACTACGACGCGCTGCGCGGCATCGAGGACGACAAGCTGCGGCTCTTCTGA
- a CDS encoding ABC transporter ATP-binding protein: protein MIEAVGLTKRYGAKTAVYNLSFQVRPGMVTGFLGPNGSGKSTTMRMILGLDVPSEGLVTVNGRPYRHLPNAPRQVGALLDAKAIHGGRSAYHHLLCLAQLSGIPARRVHEVLGVVGLQDVAKKRSKGFSLGMGQRLGIAAALLGDPQVLLFDEPVNGLDPEGILWIRNLMKRLASEGRTVFVSSHLMSEMALTADHLIVIGRGQLMADMSVKDFIAHNSADFALVRTPDTEPEQRDRLTTALTEAGGAVRPEPDGALRVTGLPLPRISDLAHEADVRLWELSPHSASLEEAYMRMTQGAVDYRSTEDQRFGLQAQAPAGYAPGALPGAPGAPGAWPPPQGAPRPGYAPVPGQPAIPGQPNPYAAPPQQQSVQAPAPAPAAAPEGAAAPSPADPNQRDTEDAR, encoded by the coding sequence ATGATCGAAGCAGTCGGCCTGACGAAGCGCTACGGCGCCAAAACGGCCGTGTACAACCTTTCCTTCCAGGTGAGGCCCGGCATGGTCACCGGATTCCTCGGGCCGAACGGCTCCGGGAAGTCCACCACCATGCGGATGATCCTGGGTCTCGACGTCCCCTCCGAGGGCCTCGTCACCGTCAACGGCCGTCCCTACCGGCACCTGCCCAACGCCCCGCGCCAGGTGGGGGCCCTGCTGGACGCCAAGGCGATCCACGGCGGGCGCAGCGCGTACCACCACCTGCTCTGCCTGGCGCAGCTCTCCGGTATCCCCGCCCGGCGTGTGCACGAGGTGTTGGGAGTCGTCGGTCTGCAGGACGTGGCGAAGAAGCGCTCCAAGGGCTTCTCGCTCGGCATGGGCCAGCGGTTGGGCATCGCCGCGGCGCTGTTGGGCGATCCGCAGGTGCTGCTGTTCGACGAGCCGGTCAACGGCCTGGACCCGGAGGGCATCCTCTGGATCCGCAACCTGATGAAGAGGCTGGCCTCCGAGGGGCGCACCGTCTTCGTCTCCAGTCACCTGATGAGCGAGATGGCCCTGACCGCGGACCACTTGATCGTGATCGGGCGCGGCCAGTTGATGGCCGACATGTCCGTGAAGGACTTCATCGCGCACAACTCCGCGGACTTCGCCCTGGTCCGCACCCCCGACACCGAGCCCGAGCAGCGCGACAGGCTGACCACCGCCCTCACCGAGGCGGGCGGCGCCGTCCGGCCGGAGCCGGACGGCGCGCTGCGGGTGACCGGACTCCCGCTGCCGCGCATCAGCGATCTGGCGCACGAGGCGGACGTGCGGCTGTGGGAACTCTCCCCGCACTCGGCCTCCCTGGAGGAGGCGTACATGCGCATGACGCAGGGCGCGGTGGACTACCGCTCCACGGAGGACCAGCGGTTCGGGCTCCAGGCGCAGGCGCCCGCCGGGTACGCGCCGGGCGCGCTCCCCGGTGCCCCGGGCGCCCCCGGTGCCTGGCCGCCACCGCAGGGCGCGCCACGGCCGGGGTACGCCCCGGTGCCCGGGCAGCCGGCGATCCCCGGGCAGCCGAACCCGTACGCGGCACCGCCGCAGCAGCAGTCGGTCCAGGCCCCCGCGCCCGCGCCCGCCGCCGCGCCGGAGGGCGCCGCGGCCCCCTCCCCCGCCGACCCGAACCAGCGCGACACCGAGGACGCCCGATGA
- a CDS encoding SCO5389 family protein, whose protein sequence is MSLDVPPALLEQAERGEVDEAAFIDCVRTSLPYAWDMISSLVVKLKVDGGDFADNQTPPPDEQARGQLLRALASDAIRGALERHFGVRLAFQNCHRVAVFQPEPSADERLARFTSVRGQLLNQSPELRDC, encoded by the coding sequence ATGTCGCTCGACGTCCCACCGGCCCTCCTGGAGCAGGCCGAGCGAGGCGAGGTCGACGAGGCGGCCTTCATCGACTGCGTGCGCACGTCCCTGCCCTACGCATGGGACATGATCAGTTCCCTGGTGGTCAAGCTCAAGGTGGACGGCGGGGACTTCGCCGACAACCAGACGCCGCCGCCGGACGAGCAGGCTCGCGGGCAGCTGCTGCGCGCGCTGGCCAGTGACGCGATACGCGGTGCGCTGGAGCGACACTTCGGGGTGAGACTGGCCTTCCAGAACTGCCACCGGGTCGCGGTCTTCCAGCCGGAACCCTCGGCGGACGAACGGCTCGCCAGGTTCACGTCCGTCCGCGGCCAGCTCCTGAACCAGTCGCCGGAGCTGCGCGACTGCTGA
- a CDS encoding STAS domain-containing protein has product MHIRGDHAELVVGGRLDVRSAADARSALHTAVDSGEGDLVLDLAELDSWDATGLGVIMGAHRRAGRCGRRLVLRDVPPQMQRLLVATRLHRILAIEGGLTEGGTLSKQ; this is encoded by the coding sequence ATGCACATCAGGGGCGACCACGCTGAACTGGTCGTCGGAGGTCGCCTCGACGTCCGCAGCGCGGCCGACGCCCGTTCTGCCCTGCACACGGCGGTCGACTCCGGAGAAGGCGATCTCGTACTGGACCTGGCCGAACTGGACTCGTGGGACGCGACCGGCCTCGGCGTGATCATGGGCGCGCACCGGCGGGCCGGCCGGTGCGGCCGCCGCCTCGTCCTGCGGGACGTTCCGCCCCAGATGCAGCGGCTGTTGGTGGCCACCCGCCTGCACCGCATCCTCGCCATCGAGGGAGGACTCACCGAGGGCGGGACCCTCAGCAAACAGTGA
- a CDS encoding ATP/GTP-binding protein translates to MSPRRNRPRGGGRPARRDGGPEGRHGLERTEEWRGEEWVVRQVTGQAAAKHYRCPGCDQEIPPGTAHVVAWQRDGRVEDRRHWHRACWNARDRRSARLQRSRNAPRY, encoded by the coding sequence TTGTCCCCGCGTCGAAACCGCCCGCGCGGCGGTGGCAGGCCCGCCCGTCGCGACGGCGGGCCGGAGGGCCGCCACGGCCTGGAGCGCACCGAGGAATGGCGGGGCGAGGAATGGGTCGTCCGGCAGGTCACCGGACAGGCCGCGGCCAAGCACTACCGCTGCCCGGGCTGCGACCAGGAGATCCCGCCCGGCACGGCCCATGTGGTGGCCTGGCAGCGGGACGGCCGCGTGGAGGACCGCAGGCACTGGCACCGGGCGTGCTGGAACGCCAGGGACCGCCGGAGCGCGCGGCTCCAGCGGTCCCGTAACGCACCGAGGTACTGA
- a CDS encoding cellulose-binding protein: MSDNTSPFGFELVRRGYDRGQVDDRIAKLVADRDNALARIASLEKRIEELHLETQNAQAQINDSEPSYAGLGARVEKILRLAEEEAKDLREEARRAAEQHRELAESAAQQVRNDAETYAADRKAKAEEEGAQIVEKAKGEAATLRAEAQKDAQAKREEADALFEDTRAKAAQAAADFETNLAKRREQSERDLASRQAKAEKRLAEIEHRAEQLRLEAEKLRTDAERRARQTVETAQRQAEDIVADANAKADRIRSESERELAALTNRRDSINAQLTNVREMLATLTGAAVAASGQAAAEGGEESLGRSVPAQQSR; this comes from the coding sequence ATGAGCGACAACACCTCTCCCTTCGGCTTCGAGCTCGTGCGGCGTGGTTACGACCGCGGGCAGGTGGACGACCGCATCGCGAAGCTCGTCGCCGACCGTGACAACGCGCTGGCCCGGATCGCCTCGTTGGAGAAGCGGATCGAGGAACTGCACCTCGAGACGCAGAACGCCCAGGCCCAGATCAACGACTCCGAGCCGTCGTACGCCGGCCTGGGCGCCCGGGTCGAGAAGATCCTCCGACTCGCCGAGGAGGAGGCCAAGGACCTGCGCGAGGAGGCTCGTCGAGCCGCCGAGCAGCACCGGGAACTGGCCGAGTCCGCCGCCCAGCAGGTGCGCAACGACGCCGAGACGTACGCCGCCGACCGCAAGGCCAAGGCCGAGGAGGAAGGCGCCCAGATCGTCGAGAAGGCCAAGGGCGAGGCCGCCACGCTGCGCGCCGAGGCGCAGAAGGACGCCCAGGCCAAGCGCGAGGAGGCCGACGCCCTCTTCGAGGACACCCGGGCCAAGGCCGCGCAGGCCGCCGCCGACTTCGAGACCAACCTGGCCAAGCGCCGCGAGCAGTCCGAGCGCGACCTGGCCTCCCGTCAGGCCAAGGCCGAGAAGCGGCTGGCGGAGATCGAGCACCGCGCCGAGCAGCTCCGTCTGGAGGCGGAGAAGCTGCGCACCGACGCCGAGCGCCGCGCCCGCCAGACGGTGGAGACCGCCCAGCGCCAGGCCGAGGACATCGTGGCCGACGCCAACGCCAAGGCCGACCGCATCCGCAGCGAGTCCGAGCGCGAGCTGGCGGCGCTCACCAACCGCCGCGACAGCATCAACGCCCAGCTCACCAACGTCCGCGAGATGCTGGCCACCCTCACCGGCGCGGCCGTCGCCGCGAGCGGGCAGGCGGCCGCGGAGGGCGGCGAGGAGTCGCTGGGCCGCAGTGTTCCCGCTCAGCAGTCGCGCTGA